One genomic region from Halococcus qingdaonensis encodes:
- a CDS encoding alpha/beta fold hydrolase, translating into MTDTNGGSWTHDWAHLDSIVLHYVEAGDPDDPLVVLLHGFPEFWYAWRNQIDSLAAAGFHVVAPDLRGYNRSEKPPGVDSYRLKRLVDDVVELVDHFEAERANVVGHDWGGVIAWEFGHRRPDRLDRLVVLNAPHPEALERELRSPTQLARSWYALFFQLPRVPEAILKRTDGWLGELLRTAPANSAAFDESAIERYEHAIARPGALTAAIDYYRAFGRSQLRRWFGLTDSSGRHPTIEAETLVIWGEQDSALGTELLDGLDRWVPDARIERLPDASHWVQNDAPEPVTDLLEEFLA; encoded by the coding sequence ATGACCGACACGAACGGCGGGTCCTGGACGCACGACTGGGCCCATCTCGACAGCATCGTACTCCATTACGTGGAGGCTGGCGATCCGGACGATCCGCTCGTGGTGCTGTTGCACGGCTTTCCCGAGTTCTGGTACGCGTGGCGCAACCAGATCGATTCGCTGGCTGCGGCGGGTTTTCACGTCGTCGCGCCGGATCTGCGGGGGTACAACCGTTCGGAGAAGCCGCCCGGCGTCGATTCGTATCGCCTGAAACGACTCGTCGACGATGTCGTCGAACTCGTCGACCACTTCGAGGCCGAGCGCGCGAACGTCGTCGGGCACGACTGGGGTGGGGTCATCGCGTGGGAATTCGGCCATCGGCGACCCGACCGTCTCGACCGTCTCGTGGTGCTGAACGCGCCCCATCCCGAAGCGCTCGAACGCGAACTGCGATCGCCGACACAGCTCGCTCGTTCCTGGTACGCGCTGTTCTTCCAGCTTCCTCGGGTTCCCGAGGCAATCTTGAAACGAACCGATGGCTGGCTCGGCGAGCTGTTGCGAACCGCCCCGGCGAACTCAGCCGCGTTCGACGAGTCGGCCATCGAGCGGTACGAGCACGCGATCGCCCGTCCCGGTGCGCTCACGGCAGCGATCGACTACTATCGGGCGTTCGGACGCTCCCAGCTACGCCGCTGGTTTGGACTGACTGATTCGAGCGGCCGACACCCGACGATCGAGGCCGAAACCCTCGTGATCTGGGGCGAGCAGGACAGCGCGCTCGGCACCGAACTGCTCGACGGCCTTGATCGCTGGGTGCCCGACGCTCGCATCGAACGCCTTCCCGACGCGAGCCACTGGGTGCAAAACGACGCTCCGGAGCCCGTGACCGATCTCCTGGAGGAGTTCCTCGCATGA